GATATTGCTGGACTCACCGCAGGAGGGCAACCTTTTCACGGAGAGGATGCGTTCTTCCCAGTTTTCTGTTTCCGATTGCTCGATCAGGATCGAATCCTGAGCGTCGGAACCGAGCAGAGTCTCTATCTGGGTTCTCGCCGGACCTTCAAAAAAGGTTGGCAACGGGATCAGCAGAAGCTGATCCTGGGGTTTGCCCAGAATATTCATGGCTGGAGCGTTGACATAAACGATCTGACCGGAGCAGACCTCGATGATCCCTTCGGCAATGCTGTCAAGCATCGTCTGCAGGTAGCGATTCTTGGCAATCAGTTCTTTGGTTAACTGGCGCGCGACGGTGGACTCCAAACCTATTCTGCCAAGCTCCGGATGGCCATGACCATGGGCCTCTGCATCTTGAAGAACGGCAAAGACGAGGGCCTCCGTTTCCTTGAAAGAACCCTTGGCAATCAGGGTGTCGGCGCCGATGCTGGAGGGATCCAGATCCAACTCGTGGGCAGCGGCTGACATGATGGCCAGATAGACGTTTTTCAGAGAATCCATCTGGCGGATTCTTTGACATAACTCGTCACCGTTGATGTTCGGCAGGAAGTAATCGCAGAGAATGATATCGGGGGTGTAATCTTCCAGGATCTTAAAAGCCGACAGGGCGTTCATGGTTGTGACAACATCATGTCCGGCATCCGTCAACTTTTTTTCTAAAAAAAGGGAGAGATGATTATTGTCGTCAATGATCAGAATCTTTTTTCTCATGGTACCATCCTCAACATGAATAAGATATTGCGAGATATAACATGGGAAAAACCTAATATGAGAGCCGCTTGGTCAATTCAGCTTCCTGCATGATTTAAGCCATTCGATGAGCACTCGATCCGGAATGGGGACGTTAATCAACTTTAATGAGGCGAAGGGAGTATGGCACAGGCCAGGTGATCATTCAAGATAAAAAAGAGATCAAAACAGGGAGGACCTTTTTTGGGAAACCACTGAGCTGATAAAGCAGATCTGGATGAAGAAGGTCCTCTTCGGCTGGAAGCGCCGACAGAAGGCTCTGTCGTCCTGACATAACCCGTTGACTGGACAAGATAAAAGAGATAAGAGCACGATGTGCTTAAATTTAATGGCTAAAAGCACAAAGACTGTTTTTCGATTTCAGGAGGTATGTTATGCCATCGGAGCAGCAAACCCGGCTGATCTTGCCCATGTTCCCGCCGAAAGCCTCTGCAGGAGGGATCGGTTCTTCGACCCTGTTAAGTCTTCCTGACCTCCATCAATCTTTTATAAGGGGTGCCTTGCGGACGGTCATCGGCAGAGTCCCCGTGGTAGAGGCCCACCTTTCCCGTCAGGACATTCTCGGCAGCCTCAAGGTCCGCTTCGGGATCGGCCGAATGCGGTATTCGATCGATCCGGGTCTCTATGCCCTGGGAAATCCTGATGAAAAGGCCCCTGTCGTGGTTTCCGCAAACTACAAATTGAGTTTTGACTGTCTGCGGGAAGCCCTTCCCGACAGAGCTCTCTGGATTCTTGTCCTGGATACGAAAGGGGTGAATGTCTGGTGTGCCGCCGGCAAAGGCACCTTCGGGACAGAGGAACTGATCCGTCGTCTGCAAGCCAGTGGTCTGGAACAGGTCGTGAGGCATCGTCGGCTGATTCTGCCACAGCTTGCAGCCCCGGGAGTCGCCGCCCATGAGGTTCGGAAACGGACCGGCTTTGCCGTATCCTATGGCCCGGTAGAGGCGCGGGACCTGCCCGCCTACCTGGATGCCGGAATGAAGGCGACCGAGGCCATGCGGAGGAAGACCTTTCCCTTTCGGGACCGGATCGTTCTTGTTCCGATGGA
This genomic window from Syntrophus gentianae contains:
- the hgcA gene encoding mercury methylation corrinoid protein HgcA, with translation MPSEQQTRLILPMFPPKASAGGIGSSTLLSLPDLHQSFIRGALRTVIGRVPVVEAHLSRQDILGSLKVRFGIGRMRYSIDPGLYALGNPDEKAPVVVSANYKLSFDCLREALPDRALWILVLDTKGVNVWCAAGKGTFGTEELIRRLQASGLEQVVRHRRLILPQLAAPGVAAHEVRKRTGFAVSYGPVEARDLPAYLDAGMKATEAMRRKTFPFRDRIVLVPMEWIPALKPLILLCFFFFMAAGMEGLSGWKMSLALDSGMFMVSALLGAFFAGTTITPVLFPWLPGRAFSVKGLCPAWFVVLILLDLRLTSPLSLTRVLESFSVLFLVPAASSYWAMKFTGSTPITSLSGVRKEMRRTLPLQIAGGLIGLVLWIAAKVLRIL